The following proteins are co-located in the Vigna angularis cultivar LongXiaoDou No.4 chromosome 2, ASM1680809v1, whole genome shotgun sequence genome:
- the LOC108328173 gene encoding MYB-like transcription factor EOBII, giving the protein MDKKLSSVSHDPEVRKGPWTMEEDLILINYIANHGEGVWNSLAKAAGLKRTGKSCRLRWLNYLRPDVRRGNITPEEQLLIMELHAKWGNRWSKIAKQLPGRTDNEIKNFWRTRIQKHMKQSESFQQQSNSETNDHQAFTSQVSTIAEPMETYSPSCYQGMLEPFSTQFHTNPDQSSCCTNDNNNYWSMEDILSMQLANY; this is encoded by the exons ATGGATAAGAAACTATCTAGCGTGTCTCACGATCCTGAGGTGAGAAAGGGACCATGGACAATGGAAGAAGACTTAATCTTGATCAACTACATCGCAAATCATGGGGAAGGTGTTTGGAACTCTTTGGCCAAAGCTGCCG GTCTTAAACGTACTGGAAAAAGCTGCCGGCTCCGGTGGTTAAACTACCTCCGACCCGATGTTAGAAGAGGGAATATTACACCCGAGGAACAGCTCTTGATCATGGAGCTTCATGCAAAGTGGGGAAACAG GTGGTCCAAAATTGCCAAGCAGCTACCCGGAAGGACTGATAATGAGATCAAGAACTTCTGGAGGACAAGGATTCAGAAGCACATGAAGCAAAGTGAGAGCTTTCAGCAGCAGAGTAATTCTGAGACAAATGATCACCAAGCTTTCACTAGCCAAGTGTCCACCATTGCTGAGCCCATGGAGACCTATTCTCCATCCTGTTATCAAGGAATGCTAGAACCATTCTCAACTCAGTTCCACACAAATCCTGATCAATCCAGTTGTTGTACAAACGACAACAACAACTACTGGAGCATGGAGGATATCTTATCAATGCAGTTAGCCAATTACTAA
- the LOC108327475 gene encoding uncharacterized protein LOC108327475 has protein sequence MKTAIGLSPFQMVYGKACHLPVKMEHRALWALKFLNYDPGDIAEKRRSELIELEEMRLHAYDSSKNYKENMKFYHHKKLVKKVFNPGQRVLLFISRLKLFPGKLKSKWSSPFMIKNVLPHGAIELTDPSSEDPQRSWVVNGQRLKHYFGCEVERMSTVMELVDPD, from the coding sequence ATGAAGACAGCTATTGGATTATCTCCTTTCCAAATGGTCTATGGAAAGGCATGTCACCTTCCGGTGAAGATGGAACATCGAGCTTTGTGGGccttaaaattcttgaattatGATCCTGGTGACATTGCTGAAAAGAGAAGAAGTGAACTTATTGAGCTTGAGGAAATGCGACTGCATGCCTATGATTCCTCAAAGAActacaaagaaaatatgaagtTTTATCATCACAAGAAGCTGGTGAAGAAAGTCTTTAATCCAGGACAAAGGGTGCTGTTGTTCATTTCAAGATTGAAACTTTTCCCCGGAAAGTTGAAGTCCAAGTGGTCTAGTCCATTTATGATCAAGAATGTTCtcccacatggagcaattgagtTAACAGACCCTTCCTCTGAAGATCCACAAAGAAGTTGGGTTGTCAATGGACAACGTCTCAAGCATTATTTTGGTTGTGAGGTGGAACGCATGTCCACAGTCATGGAATTGGTTGATCCAGATTGA
- the LOC128195333 gene encoding uncharacterized protein LOC128195333, translating to MKKQKEFSNTAMTHPMEDISMGKELQQKFSKPFPPSFNNEYILVAVDYVSKWVEALVCPKNDANIVIKFLKRQIFSRFGTPRVLISDGGSHFCNYQLAKVLKHYGVRHKVAAPYHPQTNGQAEVSNREIKRILEKTVTASRKDWSQKLDDAL from the exons atgaagaagcagaaggaattctctaaCACTGCCATGACTCACCCTATGGAGGACATTTCAATGGGGAAAGAACTGCAGCAAAAGTTCTCCA AACCTTTTCCACCATCTTTTAACAATGAATATATACTGGTGGCAGTTGactatgtgagtaaatgggtggaagcattggtGTGTCCCAAAAATGATGCCAACATtgtgattaaatttctaaagaggCAGATCTTTTCACGCTTTGGAACTCCTAGAGTGcttattagtgatggaggatctcatttttgtaattatcagtTAGCAAAggtactcaaacattatggtgtgaggcataaggtagctgcaccatATCATCCACAGACTAATGGGCAAGCTGAGGTGTCTAACAGAGAGATCAAGCGCATCTTGGAGAAAACAGTTACTGCGTCAAGAAAAGACTGGTCACAGAAACTTGATGATGCTCTCTAG